A single window of Streptomyces cathayae DNA harbors:
- a CDS encoding polyprenol monophosphomannose synthase produces MDDGEGTRAAEAQGRTFGPLGTALVIIPTYNEAENIKAIVGRVRKAVPEAHVLVADDNSPDGTGRLADELAATDDHVQVLHRKGKEGLGAAYLAGFRWGAERDYGVLVEMDADGSHQPEELPRLLTALKGADLVLGSRWVPGGRVVNWPKSREYISRGGSLYSRVALDLPLRDITGGFRAFRRETLEGLGLDDVASQGYCFQVDLARRAVKAGYHVVEVPITFVERELGDSKMSRDIVVEALWRVTAWGVGDRVGKVLGREDAGRTGRSQRAEETKQGG; encoded by the coding sequence GTGGACGACGGCGAGGGGACCCGCGCGGCGGAAGCCCAGGGGAGGACTTTCGGCCCGCTCGGCACGGCCTTGGTGATCATCCCGACCTACAACGAGGCGGAGAACATCAAGGCGATCGTCGGCCGGGTGCGCAAGGCCGTTCCCGAGGCTCACGTTCTCGTGGCCGACGACAACAGCCCCGACGGCACCGGCAGGCTCGCCGACGAGCTGGCCGCCACGGACGACCACGTCCAGGTACTGCACCGCAAGGGCAAGGAGGGCCTGGGCGCCGCGTACCTCGCGGGCTTCCGCTGGGGCGCGGAGCGCGACTACGGCGTACTCGTCGAGATGGACGCGGACGGCTCTCACCAGCCCGAGGAACTGCCCCGTCTGCTGACCGCACTCAAGGGTGCCGACCTGGTGCTCGGTTCGCGCTGGGTGCCCGGCGGCCGGGTGGTCAACTGGCCCAAGTCCCGTGAGTACATCTCGCGCGGGGGCAGCCTCTACTCGCGGGTGGCGCTCGATCTGCCGCTGCGCGACATCACCGGCGGCTTCCGCGCGTTCCGCCGCGAGACCCTGGAGGGCCTGGGTCTGGACGACGTCGCCTCCCAGGGCTACTGCTTCCAGGTCGACCTCGCCCGTCGTGCGGTCAAGGCCGGCTACCACGTCGTCGAGGTGCCCATCACCTTCGTCGAGCGGGAACTCGGCGACTCGAAGATGAGCCGCGACATCGTCGTCGAGGCGTTGTGGCGGGTCACCGCGTGGGGCGTGGGGGACAGGGTCGGCAAGGTCCTGGGACGTGAGGACGCCGGACGGACCGGGCGGTCGCAGCGGGCCGAGGAGACGAAGCAGGGCGGATAG
- a CDS encoding TetR/AcrR family transcriptional regulator, translating to MNISQQPAVRPGARSTERSLARRAELIAIGRKLFADTSYDALSMDDIARQAHVAKGLIYYYFHSKRGYYLSIIQDSVAGLVAFAAGGVGLPPAERVHRTVDSYLRYAEHNQAAYRTIVSGGVGFDTEVHAIRDGVREAIVETIAEGAYGTSDITPLARMGLLSWVCSVEGATLEWIDRPELPRETMRELLVKMLGGAMRAIEELDPAHPAPEPARRDG from the coding sequence TTGAACATCAGTCAGCAGCCTGCCGTGCGCCCCGGCGCGCGCAGCACCGAGCGTTCGCTGGCACGCCGTGCCGAACTCATCGCCATCGGGCGGAAACTGTTCGCCGACACGTCGTACGACGCGCTCTCCATGGACGACATCGCACGTCAGGCGCATGTCGCCAAGGGGCTGATCTACTACTACTTCCACTCCAAGCGGGGCTACTACCTGTCCATCATCCAGGACTCGGTGGCCGGCCTGGTCGCCTTCGCGGCGGGCGGCGTCGGACTGCCGCCCGCGGAGCGGGTGCACCGCACCGTCGACAGCTATCTGCGCTACGCCGAGCACAACCAGGCCGCGTACCGCACGATCGTCAGCGGCGGTGTCGGCTTCGACACCGAGGTCCATGCCATCCGGGACGGGGTGCGCGAGGCGATCGTCGAGACCATCGCCGAAGGCGCCTACGGGACCAGTGACATCACGCCGCTGGCGCGGATGGGTCTGCTGTCCTGGGTGTGCAGCGTCGAGGGTGCCACCCTCGAATGGATCGACCGTCCCGAACTGCCCCGCGAGACCATGCGCGAACTGCTGGTGAAGATGCTCGGCGGGGCCATGCGCGCCATCGAGGAGCTGGATCCCGCGCACCCGGCCCCGGAGCCCGCCCGCCGCGACGGCTGA
- the fxsA gene encoding FxsA family membrane protein, whose protein sequence is MTTGAQTPNPVRPRRSRLRTVLPLGVAAWLVLEIWLLTVLAGASNGLVVFLVLLAGLVLGSVVIKRAGRRAFKNLTETLQQQQGGVLPEPRPNSEGNGLMMLGGLLLIIPGLVSDAAGLLLLVPPVQKAVSRHAERTFERKLREAAQGSLGGAFQQVRIHRPDGKVVQGEVIRDERGTPPGDFPQEPRPPLPR, encoded by the coding sequence ATGACGACTGGCGCTCAGACCCCGAACCCCGTCCGGCCCCGGCGCTCCCGGCTGCGCACCGTTCTGCCGCTCGGCGTCGCCGCGTGGCTGGTGCTGGAGATCTGGCTGCTCACGGTCCTCGCCGGAGCGTCGAACGGGCTGGTGGTCTTCCTGGTGCTGCTGGCCGGCCTGGTGCTCGGCTCGGTGGTGATCAAGCGAGCCGGCCGACGCGCCTTCAAGAACCTCACCGAGACGCTGCAGCAGCAACAGGGCGGCGTGCTGCCCGAGCCCCGGCCGAACAGCGAGGGCAACGGCCTGATGATGCTGGGCGGGCTGCTGCTGATCATCCCGGGCCTGGTCTCCGACGCGGCCGGTCTGCTGCTGCTGGTGCCCCCGGTCCAGAAGGCCGTGAGCCGCCACGCCGAGCGCACCTTCGAGCGCAAGCTGCGCGAGGCCGCCCAGGGCTCCCTGGGCGGTGCCTTCCAGCAGGTGCGTATCCACCGGCCCGACGGCAAGGTGGTCCAGGGCGAGGTGATCAGGGACGAGCGCGGTACCCCGCCGGGCGACTTCCCGCAGGAGCCCCGGCCGCCGCTCCCACGCTGA
- a CDS encoding SCO1431 family membrane protein, translated as MTANAATVTAPVTAPGVRTGGPREDGPDILEHVMGWVLVVVVAMLVTRLGML; from the coding sequence ATGACCGCGAACGCAGCCACCGTCACCGCTCCCGTCACCGCCCCCGGTGTGCGCACCGGCGGCCCCCGGGAGGACGGCCCGGACATCCTCGAGCACGTCATGGGATGGGTTCTCGTGGTGGTCGTGGCGATGCTCGTGACCCGGCTCGGAATGCTCTGA
- a CDS encoding acyl-CoA dehydrogenase family protein, giving the protein MSDHAPQPVDRQLPTDEARDLISLVRDIAQREIAPKAAEEEDAGRFPREVFTLLSEAGLLGLPYDSAYGGGDQPYEVYLQVLEELSTARLTVGLGVSVHTLASYALATHGTKEQQAEHLPAMLGGGLLGAYCLSEPSSGSDAASLRTKAVREAGGGWAITGTKAWITHGGIADFYTAMTRTGADGPRGITAFLVPGDAEGLSAAAPEKKMGMKGSPTAQVHFDGVRVGDDRRIGEEGQGFAIALSALDGGRLGIAACAIGLAQAALDEALGYAAGRRQFGRPIADFQGLRFMLADMATQIEAGRALYLAAARLRDAGRPFAKQAAMAKLHCTDTAMRVTTDAVQILGGYGYTADFPAERYMREAKVLQIVEGTNQIQRMVIARHLAGPPTS; this is encoded by the coding sequence ATGTCCGACCACGCCCCGCAGCCGGTGGACCGGCAACTGCCCACGGACGAGGCACGGGACCTGATCTCGCTCGTCCGCGACATCGCGCAGCGCGAGATCGCCCCGAAGGCGGCCGAGGAGGAGGACGCCGGCCGTTTCCCGCGCGAGGTCTTCACCCTGCTTTCCGAGGCCGGACTGCTCGGACTGCCCTACGACTCGGCGTACGGCGGCGGAGACCAGCCCTACGAGGTCTACCTCCAGGTCCTCGAAGAGCTCTCCACGGCCCGCCTGACCGTCGGCCTCGGCGTCAGCGTGCACACCCTCGCCTCCTACGCGCTCGCCACCCACGGCACCAAGGAGCAGCAGGCCGAGCACCTGCCGGCGATGCTCGGCGGCGGCCTGCTCGGCGCCTACTGCCTCTCCGAGCCGTCCTCCGGGTCGGACGCGGCCTCGCTGCGCACCAAGGCGGTGCGCGAGGCCGGGGGAGGCTGGGCGATCACCGGCACCAAGGCATGGATCACGCACGGCGGCATCGCCGACTTCTACACCGCCATGACCCGCACCGGTGCGGACGGCCCGCGCGGGATCACCGCGTTCCTGGTGCCCGGCGACGCCGAGGGGCTGAGCGCCGCCGCTCCCGAGAAGAAGATGGGCATGAAGGGCTCGCCCACCGCGCAGGTCCACTTCGACGGCGTACGGGTCGGGGACGACCGGCGGATCGGTGAGGAGGGCCAGGGCTTCGCGATAGCCCTGTCCGCGCTGGACGGCGGACGCCTCGGCATCGCGGCCTGCGCGATCGGTCTGGCCCAGGCGGCGCTCGACGAGGCGCTGGGGTACGCGGCCGGGCGGCGGCAGTTCGGGCGGCCCATCGCCGACTTCCAGGGACTGCGGTTCATGCTCGCCGACATGGCCACGCAGATCGAGGCGGGACGCGCGCTGTACCTCGCGGCGGCCCGACTGCGGGATGCCGGGCGGCCGTTCGCCAAGCAGGCGGCCATGGCCAAACTGCACTGCACCGACACGGCGATGCGGGTCACCACCGACGCCGTCCAGATCCTCGGCGGCTACGGCTACACCGCGGACTTCCCGGCCGAGCGCTACATGCGCGAGGCCAAGGTGCTGCAGATCGTCGAGGGGACGAACCAGATCCAGCGCATGGTCATCGCCCGCCATCTCGCGGGGCCGCCGACGAGCTGA
- a CDS encoding Lrp/AsnC family transcriptional regulator, translated as MEELDRQIVQLLVKDGRMSYTDLGKATGLSTSAVHQRVRRLEQRGVIRGYAAVVDPDAVGLPMTAFISVKPFDPSAPDDIADRLAGVPEIEACHSVAGDENYILKVRVATPRQLEELLARVRSLAGVSTRTTVVLSTPYEARPPRV; from the coding sequence ATGGAGGAGCTGGACCGACAGATCGTGCAGCTGCTCGTCAAGGACGGGCGGATGAGCTACACAGACCTGGGCAAGGCCACGGGCCTGTCCACGTCGGCCGTGCACCAGCGGGTGCGCAGGCTGGAACAGCGTGGCGTCATCCGCGGCTATGCCGCGGTCGTCGACCCGGATGCCGTCGGTCTGCCCATGACCGCCTTCATCTCGGTCAAGCCGTTCGACCCCAGCGCCCCCGACGACATCGCGGACCGCCTCGCGGGCGTGCCCGAGATCGAGGCCTGCCACAGTGTCGCGGGCGACGAGAACTACATCCTCAAGGTGCGGGTGGCCACTCCGCGCCAACTGGAGGAACTGCTCGCCCGCGTGCGCTCGCTGGCGGGCGTCTCCACCCGGACGACGGTGGTCCTGTCCACTCCGTACGAGGCCCGTCCGCCGCGCGTCTGA
- a CDS encoding peptidase C39 family protein has product MSRAEQPSRRTLLAATVVAAVASTGPAFAGTPTGRSAAGPTGGSTDPERTAGARPVDNRAWTSYSDWRGGTAEGTRAVAGVRPGLVIAKAAGTTDHTDPRTGDTAAWEYAAWTSPVHRLTVPATEAIASWNAHTPDGTWIQVELQGTYTDGTDTPWYVMGRWAAGDQDIRRTSVDGQSDGRSTVWTDTLAVDDPASGLRLVSYRLRLTLHRRPGTALTPTVWRLGAMGSDVPDRFTVPASTPGPARELIVPRYSQEIHKGRYPEYDNGGEAWCSPTSSQMIIEYWGGRLTEEQLAWVDPSYTDPQVCHAARHTYDHQYAGCGNWPFNAAYAATFEDLQGVVTRLGSLSDLETLIGAGVPAITSQSFREEELTGAGYGTSGHLMTVIGFTEDGDVIANDPASPDNEAVRRVYRRREWENIWLRTKRYNASGKVVSGTGGVCYLYFPARPTSRMRKALAAVGVR; this is encoded by the coding sequence ATGAGCAGAGCCGAACAGCCGTCTCGCAGAACTCTTCTGGCCGCAACGGTCGTCGCCGCCGTGGCGAGCACCGGCCCGGCGTTCGCCGGTACCCCGACCGGCCGGTCCGCCGCAGGCCCGACAGGCGGCTCCACAGACCCCGAACGGACCGCAGGGGCCCGACCCGTGGACAACAGGGCCTGGACCTCCTACAGCGACTGGCGCGGCGGCACCGCCGAGGGCACCCGGGCCGTCGCGGGCGTCCGCCCCGGCCTGGTGATCGCGAAGGCCGCGGGCACCACCGACCACACCGACCCGCGCACCGGCGACACCGCCGCCTGGGAGTACGCGGCCTGGACCTCACCCGTCCACCGGCTCACCGTGCCGGCGACGGAGGCGATCGCCTCCTGGAACGCGCACACCCCCGACGGCACCTGGATCCAGGTCGAGTTGCAGGGCACCTACACGGACGGCACCGACACACCCTGGTACGTGATGGGCCGCTGGGCGGCCGGCGACCAGGACATCCGGCGCACCTCGGTGGACGGCCAGAGCGACGGCCGGAGCACGGTGTGGACCGACACCCTCGCCGTCGACGACCCCGCTTCGGGGCTGCGCCTGGTCTCGTACCGGCTGCGGCTGACCCTGCACCGCCGTCCCGGGACGGCACTCACCCCGACCGTCTGGCGGCTTGGCGCGATGGGCTCCGACGTCCCCGACCGCTTCACCGTCCCGGCCTCCACGCCGGGTCCGGCCCGGGAACTGATCGTCCCGCGCTACTCGCAGGAGATCCACAAGGGCCGGTACCCGGAGTACGACAACGGCGGCGAGGCCTGGTGCAGCCCGACCTCCTCACAGATGATCATCGAGTACTGGGGCGGACGGCTCACCGAGGAGCAGTTGGCCTGGGTCGACCCGTCCTACACCGACCCGCAGGTGTGCCACGCGGCCCGCCACACCTACGACCACCAGTACGCCGGCTGCGGCAACTGGCCGTTCAACGCGGCCTACGCGGCCACCTTCGAGGACCTCCAGGGCGTCGTCACCCGGCTCGGCTCGCTGAGCGACCTGGAGACCCTGATCGGGGCGGGCGTCCCGGCCATCACGTCCCAGTCCTTCCGTGAGGAGGAACTGACCGGAGCGGGGTACGGGACGTCCGGGCACCTGATGACCGTGATCGGGTTCACTGAGGACGGCGACGTGATCGCCAACGATCCGGCCTCCCCGGACAACGAGGCCGTCCGGCGCGTCTACCGGCGGCGCGAGTGGGAGAACATCTGGCTCAGGACCAAGCGGTACAACGCCTCGGGCAAGGTCGTCTCCGGCACCGGCGGCGTCTGCTACCTGTACTTTCCGGCGCGTCCCACCTCGCGCATGCGCAAGGCGCTCGCGGCCGTCGGAGTGCGCTGA
- a CDS encoding amidohydrolase: MSERTVPPHTVLLRRGEVHSPADPFATAMVVEGGQIAWVGSEGAADSFADGVDEVIDLDGALVTPAFTDAHVHTTATGLALTGLDLSDAPSLQAALARVREFAAARPADRVLLGHGWDASRWPDGRPPTRAELDAATGGRPLYLSRIDVHSAVVTTALLDLVSGENTREIAREAPGGARPLTGDAHHAVRAAALGAVTPAQRTEAQRAALAHAVSLGIGTVHECGGPEISSEDDFTGLLRLAAEGGGPRAVGYWAERDVAKARALGATGAAGDLFADGALGSHTACLHEPYADAGHTGTAHLDAAAVAAHVVDCTGAGLQAGFHAIGDAALGAVVDGMRAAAEKVGLARVRAARHRVEHAEMLTAETVAAFAELGLTASVQPAFDALWGGEDGMYARRLGVARARSLNPFAALLRAGVPLAFGSDSPVTPLDPWGTVRAAAFHRTPEHRVSVRAAFTAHTRGGWRAIGRDDAGILVPGAPADYAVWHTGDLVVQAPDDRVARWSTDPRSGTPGLPDLTPGGDLPVCRRTVVGGRTVFVRPGE; the protein is encoded by the coding sequence ATGAGTGAACGCACCGTCCCGCCGCACACCGTCCTGCTCCGCCGCGGCGAGGTCCACAGCCCCGCCGACCCCTTCGCCACCGCGATGGTCGTCGAAGGCGGCCAGATCGCCTGGGTCGGCTCCGAGGGCGCCGCCGACTCCTTCGCGGACGGTGTGGACGAGGTGATCGACCTCGACGGGGCGCTGGTCACCCCGGCGTTCACCGACGCGCACGTGCACACCACGGCCACCGGACTGGCCCTCACCGGCCTCGACCTGTCCGACGCCCCCTCCCTGCAGGCCGCGCTGGCCCGGGTGCGGGAGTTCGCCGCGGCCCGCCCGGCCGACCGGGTCCTGCTCGGCCACGGCTGGGACGCGTCCCGCTGGCCGGACGGCCGCCCCCCGACCCGCGCCGAACTCGACGCGGCCACCGGCGGACGCCCTCTCTACCTCAGCCGGATCGACGTCCACTCCGCGGTCGTCACCACCGCGCTGCTCGACCTCGTCAGCGGTGAGAACACCCGCGAGATCGCCCGCGAGGCACCCGGCGGGGCCCGGCCGCTCACCGGTGACGCCCACCACGCCGTACGCGCCGCCGCCCTGGGCGCCGTCACGCCCGCCCAGCGCACCGAGGCGCAGCGTGCCGCCCTGGCCCACGCCGTCTCCCTGGGCATCGGCACCGTCCACGAGTGCGGTGGCCCGGAGATCTCCTCCGAGGACGACTTCACCGGCCTGCTGCGGCTCGCCGCCGAGGGCGGCGGCCCGCGCGCCGTCGGCTACTGGGCCGAGCGGGACGTCGCCAAGGCCCGCGCACTGGGCGCGACCGGCGCCGCGGGCGACCTGTTCGCCGACGGGGCCCTCGGCTCGCACACCGCCTGCCTGCACGAGCCGTACGCCGACGCCGGCCACACGGGCACCGCCCACCTGGACGCCGCCGCCGTCGCCGCCCACGTGGTCGACTGCACCGGGGCGGGCCTGCAGGCGGGCTTCCACGCCATCGGCGACGCCGCCCTCGGCGCGGTGGTCGACGGGATGCGCGCCGCCGCCGAGAAGGTCGGCCTCGCGCGTGTGCGGGCCGCCCGGCACCGGGTCGAGCACGCCGAGATGCTCACTGCCGAGACCGTCGCAGCGTTCGCCGAACTCGGCCTGACCGCCTCCGTCCAGCCCGCCTTCGACGCCCTGTGGGGCGGCGAGGACGGCATGTACGCCCGGCGTCTGGGCGTGGCGCGGGCCCGCTCCCTGAACCCCTTCGCGGCCCTGCTGCGCGCCGGTGTCCCGCTCGCCTTCGGATCGGACAGCCCGGTCACGCCCCTCGATCCGTGGGGCACCGTCCGGGCCGCCGCCTTCCACCGCACGCCCGAGCACCGGGTCTCCGTGCGGGCCGCGTTCACCGCGCACACGCGGGGCGGCTGGCGGGCGATCGGACGTGACGACGCGGGCATCCTGGTGCCGGGAGCCCCTGCCGACTACGCCGTGTGGCACACCGGCGACCTTGTCGTACAGGCACCCGACGACCGGGTGGCGCGCTGGTCCACCGACCCCCGCTCCGGCACCCCCGGGCTGCCGGACCTGACCCCGGGCGGCGACCTGCCCGTCTGTCGGCGCACGGTGGTCGGCGGACGCACGGTCTTCGTACGGCCGGGAGAGTGA